The following are encoded in a window of Camelus ferus isolate YT-003-E chromosome 20, BCGSAC_Cfer_1.0, whole genome shotgun sequence genomic DNA:
- the LOC102520464 gene encoding LOW QUALITY PROTEIN: ferritin light chain-like (The sequence of the model RefSeq protein was modified relative to this genomic sequence to represent the inferred CDS: deleted 1 base in 1 codon) has protein sequence MSSPIGQNYYTEVEAEVNLLVNMRLQASNTYLSLGFYFQHEVSVALEGGGYFFSELVEKCEGTQRLMKMQNQRSGLAVFQNMQKLSQDEWGKTQDATEAAGLLEKNLNQALLDLPALGSARADPQLRDFRESHFLDEEVKLIKKMGDHLTDLRRLAGPQAGLGQYLFQRLTLKHD, from the exons ATGAGCTCCCCCATTGGTCAGAATTACTACACCGAGGTGGAGGCCGAGGTCAACCTCCTGGTCAACATGCGTCTGCAGGCTTCCAACACCtacctctctctgggcttctattTCCAGCATGAGGTCAGTGTGGCTCTGGAGGGCGGGGGCTACTTTTTCTCGGAATTGGTGGAGAAGTGCGAGGGCACCCAGCGTCTCATGAAAATGCAAAACCAGCGCAGCGGCCTTGCCGTCTTTCAGAACATGCAGAAGCTGTCTCAAGATGAGTGGGGTAAAACCCAGGATGCCACAGAAGCCGCCGGGCTCCTGGAGAAGAACCTGAACCAGGCCCTTTTGGATCTGCCTGCCCTGGGTTCTGCACGGGCAGACCCTCAGCTCCGTGACTTCCGGGAGAGCCACTTCCTGGATGAGGAGGTGAAACTCATCAAGAAGATGGGCGACCACCTGACC GACCTCCGCAGGCTGgctggtccccaggctgggctgggccagtaTCTCTTCCAAAGGCTCACCCTCAAGCACGACTAG